In Gopherus evgoodei ecotype Sinaloan lineage chromosome 21, rGopEvg1_v1.p, whole genome shotgun sequence, a single window of DNA contains:
- the LOC115638356 gene encoding olfactory receptor 10S1-like, with product MKPGNQTPVTEFILEGLPNTRELPSLFFLLFLLLYLLTLMGNTLTLLTVLCNSRLHALPMYCFLGHLAFLDTCLSSVTVPKILAGLVGPSGRAISFGGCVVQLYTFHFLCSTECFLYTVMAYDRFLAVCQPLRYSVVMSRKTCLWLAAGTWLTGSIHAVIQAFLTFRLPYCGPNQVEYFVCDIPTMLKLACADTAANQVVILANIGAVVAGCFLLICVSYAYIASAILKIRTIQGRQWAFSTCSAHLTLVLLYYGPPVFIYLHPSSSQASDGAVAVFYTAVTPLLNPFIYTLRNKEMKKALRKVVCRQTLSLHA from the coding sequence ATGAAGCCAGGAAACCAAACGCCGGTGACAGAATTCATCCTGGAGGGACTCCCAAACACCAGGGAGCTTccctctctcttcttcctcctcttcctcctcctctaccTGCTCACCCTGATGGGCAACACCCTCACCCTGCTGACTGTGCTCTGCAATTCTCGACTCCATGCCCTGCCCATGTACTGCTTCCTTGGCCACCTCGCCTTCCTTGATACCTGCCTCTCCTCCGTCACTGTGCCCAAGATCCTGGCTGGCTTGGTggggcccagtggcagggccatATCCTTTGGCGGCTGCGTGGTGCAGCTCTACACCTTCCATTTCCTGTGCAGCACGGAGTGCTTCCTCTATACGGTAATGGCCTATGACCGCTTCCTGGCCGTCTGCCAGCCCCTGCGCTACAGCGTGGTGATGAGCAGAAAGACCTGCCTGTGGCTGGCAGCTGGCACCTGGCTAACCGGCTCAATCCATGCCGTGATCCAGGCCTTCCTGACCTTTCGCCTGCCCTACTGCGGCCCCAACCAAGTAGAATACTTTGTCTGCGACATCCCCACCATGCTGAAACTGGCCTGTGCTGACACAGCTGCCAACCAGGTCGTCATTCTGGCCAACATTGGGGCGGTGGTGGCCGGCTGCTTCCTGCTCATTTGTGTTTCTTATGCCTACATAGCCTCTGCCATCCTGAAGATCCGCACGAtccaagggaggcagtgggcgTTCTCCACCTGCAGCGCCCACCTCACCCTGGTGCTGCTGTACTATGGGCCCCCAGTCTTCATATACCTGCATCCCTCTTCGAGTCAAGCATCTGACGGGGCAGTGGCTGTATTCTATACTGCAGTCACCCCTCTGCTGAACCCCTTTATATACaccctgaggaacaaggagatgaaaAAGGCCTTGAGGAAAGTAGTTTGCAGACAAACACTTTCTCTGCATGCATAA